In one window of Methanosarcina vacuolata Z-761 DNA:
- a CDS encoding thioredoxin family protein, producing the protein MKQLVILSILIIAVLFTAGCTEPNPTQESHDNGYVVNTTELHYNGSIVNTTELEQINTSLEKGPVFLKIGAEWCGPCQKMEPILQELANKYEGKATIMSVDLEQSPEFIEYFGISSIPDSSVIIGIENGEYVYMQEDGNVSKDRFTARILGLRDQQEFEKVLDLALQKENIKSK; encoded by the coding sequence ATGAAGCAATTAGTTATATTATCAATTCTGATTATAGCTGTGCTTTTTACAGCTGGTTGTACTGAGCCAAACCCTACTCAAGAATCTCATGATAATGGTTATGTTGTCAATACAACCGAACTTCATTATAATGGTTCCATTGTCAATACGACCGAACTTGAGCAGATAAATACATCACTTGAGAAAGGCCCGGTCTTTTTGAAAATCGGCGCCGAATGGTGTGGGCCATGCCAGAAAATGGAGCCTATCCTTCAGGAACTGGCAAATAAATATGAAGGAAAAGCAACGATCATGTCTGTAGATCTAGAACAAAGCCCTGAATTTATTGAGTATTTCGGAATAAGCTCTATTCCTGACTCATCTGTGATCATAGGTATTGAAAACGGAGAATACGTATATATGCAAGAGGATGGAAACGTCAGCAAGGACAGGTTCACGGCCAGAATTCTTGGACTCAGGGATCAGCAAGAATTCGAAAAAGTTCTGGATCTAGCGCTGCAGAAAGAAAATATCAAATCCAAATAA
- a CDS encoding PAS domain S-box protein has product MYKKVEILLFEDNPGDAGLIEEMLEGFTDFQYEFKTVQTLNEGLSLLKENRFDIILSDLGLPDSDGIDTFLEIHARNSRIPIIILTGMNDENIGIEAVKTGAQDYLVKGQVDGRLLKRSIQYSIERKKAEERVQNLANIVEFSNDAIVTRSLDGFITSWNLGAEQIYGYPAEEILGKPATVLMPSILVNESQKLTEMIKQGEKIHQYETSRLRKDGTVIDVSMTLSPVFDIFGELMAISVIARDITESKKAEERLHNSEERYRIVTEQTGQLIYEHDVEENKIYWAGTIEEITGYTQEELLDTGIELWINNVHPEDQKKVWNQKINGCSYDLRNTENKRNFHLEYRFRRKDGEYIHVEDHGVCLQKGNYLTNKVLGIMKDITERKRIEEELRKSEERFRLALRGSSIVMFSQDLELRYTWVYNPAPGFKVEDVLGKRDYEIYQPEDAEIFTAIKRQVLASGTGRRDEVVTHRSASAGGNLVHDMTTEPLHDATGNIIGVICVAMDITEKKEAENFLKKIEEARKKEIHHRIKNNLQVISSLLDLQAEKFAVNEVYDTPKVLAAFRDSQNRVISMALIHEELYGSKEVSTLNFATYLQKLIEELFRCYNVGASEVKMVLEIEENIFFDMDTAVPLGMIVNELVSNSLKHAFPGGKTGEIKIKLSREISEKSEDNGIEDSNEACKSTSYILVVSDNGAGIPESISLEDSYTLGIQLVTILVDQLDGELDLNRDSGTEFTIKITVAEKK; this is encoded by the coding sequence ATGTATAAAAAGGTAGAAATCTTGCTTTTTGAGGATAATCCCGGGGATGCAGGTTTAATTGAAGAGATGCTCGAAGGATTCACCGACTTTCAGTACGAATTTAAAACCGTTCAGACCCTTAATGAAGGTTTAAGCCTTCTTAAAGAGAATCGGTTTGATATAATATTATCTGACCTGGGATTGCCAGACAGCGACGGTATTGATACTTTTCTTGAAATTCATGCAAGGAATTCACGAATTCCCATTATAATTCTGACAGGAATGAATGATGAAAATATCGGAATTGAGGCTGTAAAGACAGGTGCTCAGGACTATCTGGTCAAAGGGCAGGTAGATGGCAGATTATTGAAACGTTCTATCCAGTATTCCATTGAGCGTAAAAAAGCAGAGGAAAGAGTTCAGAACTTAGCGAATATAGTGGAATTTTCAAATGATGCCATTGTAACCCGGTCTCTTGATGGTTTCATTACCAGCTGGAACCTTGGGGCAGAGCAAATCTATGGGTATCCAGCTGAAGAAATTTTGGGAAAGCCTGCAACAGTCTTAATGCCTTCCATCCTGGTAAATGAATCACAAAAACTGACTGAAATGATAAAACAGGGAGAAAAGATTCACCAGTATGAGACTTCACGGTTAAGAAAAGACGGTACGGTTATAGATGTCTCAATGACTCTTTCTCCGGTTTTTGATATTTTCGGAGAGCTTATGGCTATCTCGGTTATCGCCAGAGACATAACCGAGAGTAAAAAAGCCGAAGAAAGGCTTCACAATAGTGAGGAAAGATATCGGATTGTTACGGAACAGACAGGTCAGTTAATATATGAGCACGATGTCGAGGAAAATAAAATCTACTGGGCAGGCACCATAGAAGAGATTACAGGATATACTCAGGAAGAACTGCTGGACACCGGTATTGAACTATGGATAAACAATGTCCACCCTGAAGACCAGAAGAAAGTCTGGAATCAAAAGATAAACGGCTGCAGCTATGACTTAAGGAACACTGAAAATAAGAGGAATTTCCACCTTGAGTATCGTTTTAGAAGGAAGGACGGAGAATATATCCATGTTGAAGATCATGGGGTCTGTCTTCAAAAGGGAAATTATCTTACAAACAAAGTCCTCGGAATAATGAAGGATATCACAGAGCGTAAGCGGATAGAAGAAGAACTGCGAAAGTCCGAGGAACGCTTTCGTCTCGCTCTGAGAGGCTCAAGCATTGTTATGTTCAGTCAGGACCTTGAGCTGAGGTACACATGGGTGTACAACCCTGCGCCGGGCTTCAAAGTCGAGGATGTCCTGGGTAAGCGTGACTATGAGATATATCAGCCAGAGGATGCTGAGATATTTACCGCTATCAAGCGTCAGGTATTAGCCAGTGGCACAGGTAGACGTGACGAGGTAGTCACCCATAGGTCAGCTTCCGCTGGTGGTAATCTGGTCCATGATATGACCACGGAACCGCTGCACGACGCCACAGGAAACATTATTGGGGTCATCTGCGTCGCAATGGATATTACTGAGAAAAAGGAAGCTGAAAATTTCCTGAAAAAAATTGAAGAAGCCCGTAAAAAGGAAATTCATCATAGAATTAAAAATAATCTGCAGGTAATCTCGTCTCTGCTAGACCTGCAGGCTGAAAAATTCGCTGTCAATGAGGTTTATGACACTCCAAAGGTGCTTGCAGCTTTCAGGGACAGCCAGAACAGGGTTATTTCTATGGCTTTGATCCACGAAGAACTGTATGGGTCAAAAGAAGTCAGTACTCTTAATTTTGCGACTTACCTTCAAAAACTGATTGAGGAGCTCTTCAGGTGTTACAACGTTGGAGCTTCGGAAGTCAAAATGGTTCTGGAAATAGAGGAAAATATTTTCTTTGATATGGATACTGCAGTTCCGTTAGGAATGATTGTTAATGAGCTGGTCTCAAATTCCCTCAAACATGCATTTCCAGGTGGGAAAACAGGAGAAATTAAAATAAAACTCTCACGGGAAATAAGTGAAAAATCTGAAGATAACGGAATTGAAGATAGTAACGAAGCATGTAAAAGTACCAGTTATATCCTGGTCGTTTCAGATAACGGAGCAGGCATACCTGAGAGCATCAGTCTGGAAGACTCCTATACCCTTGGAATACAACTGGTAACCATCCTGGTAGACCAGTTAGACGGAGAACTTGACTTGAACAGGGACTCTGGAACTGAGTTCACTATAAAAATCACAGTAGCGGAAAAGAAGTAA
- a CDS encoding flavodoxin family protein produces the protein MKVIAINGSPRKNWNTATLLEKTLEGAASEGAETELIHLYDLDFKGCISCFACKLKGGKSFGKCAVKDELTPVLERLEEADAVILGSPIYLGNSTGEMRSFMERYIFPYITYSTDIQTFYPKNIPVGFIYTMNITEDLFELVGTNKLIEANEWVATRIFGYSESLCSTDTYQFDDYSKYASSVFNPQEKANRRKEVFPQDCQKAFEMGARFVKRQKALKEQNKSNKT, from the coding sequence ATGAAAGTGATAGCAATAAACGGAAGTCCTCGAAAGAACTGGAACACAGCCACCCTGCTGGAAAAAACCCTTGAAGGTGCAGCTTCAGAAGGTGCAGAAACCGAATTAATCCACCTCTATGACCTTGACTTTAAAGGCTGTATAAGTTGTTTTGCCTGCAAATTAAAAGGTGGAAAAAGCTTTGGAAAGTGCGCAGTAAAGGATGAACTGACACCTGTACTTGAAAGGCTGGAGGAAGCCGATGCTGTAATACTCGGATCGCCAATTTACCTTGGAAATTCCACAGGAGAAATGCGGTCCTTTATGGAGCGCTATATATTCCCGTATATAACCTACTCTACTGACATACAAACATTTTATCCCAAAAATATTCCTGTTGGTTTTATCTACACTATGAACATCACTGAGGACCTTTTTGAGCTGGTTGGGACTAATAAGCTTATTGAGGCAAACGAATGGGTTGCAACAAGGATATTTGGGTATTCAGAATCGTTATGCAGCACAGATACATACCAGTTTGATGATTATTCAAAATACGCTTCGTCTGTTTTCAATCCTCAGGAAAAGGCAAATAGGCGAAAAGAAGTATTCCCTCAGGACTGCCAGAAAGCCTTTGAGATGGGAGCCAGATTCGTTAAACGGCAAAAAGCTCTGAAAGAGCAGAACAAAAGCAATAAAACTTGA
- a CDS encoding hydantoinase/oxoprolinase N-terminal domain-containing protein, with protein sequence MGIDAGGTYTDSIIIRDSDGKVMDSNKALTTYPDLLTGIKNSIDGLDEKYLKDVKMVSVSTTLATNTILEKNGYPVGLILVGDYEIPERKDIEFYTIVKGGHDHHGAELVSLDMEAVEAFVSKVRDKVSAFAVSSYFSIRNPAHELAVKARIQELTGMPVVCGHELSLDLGAYERGITAYLNAQLIPIANQFIRSIREEISRRGMDSRLLMLKCDGSVVGINEALEKPIESIFSGPAASLVGASHLSGLETCAVIDVGGTSTDVSMLENGLPELCEEGAVVGGWQTKVKAIRMETSAMGGDSHVWIRNMKINIGPRRVIPLCVAAVKYPGFLEVLRKGRIPGAMHLDENVQPTKFFVRTGIEPSDLGKFEAELFDRIGDFPASLNDIFWETRKTLSPGLLDSLIRKRLVQAIGFTPTDALHVLGEYTAWDQEASRVGAKLLERYTETDHIEICKQIKQDVARNMALNLVSFIQTDVPSSEIEKILLSDRFTQFKMKIPVVLIGGPVVAYTRELKQILDADIIIPEHAEVGNAVGAVVGKGIKRIEILIKSAYSKDKKRLVLLFSPQGRETFGSYPDALEYADVLGRKLIMEYMTEAGLDKGQIQIEVSRKDISLSEAGAVPLETKLVFVGVGMPKV encoded by the coding sequence ATGGGAATTGATGCAGGAGGCACCTATACTGATTCGATCATCATTCGGGATTCCGATGGCAAAGTGATGGATTCGAACAAGGCGCTTACCACTTATCCTGACCTGCTCACAGGAATTAAAAATTCCATAGACGGGCTGGATGAGAAATATTTAAAAGACGTAAAAATGGTTTCGGTCTCAACAACGCTTGCTACAAACACAATCCTTGAAAAAAATGGCTATCCTGTAGGGTTGATCCTCGTAGGAGATTATGAAATTCCGGAAAGGAAGGATATTGAGTTTTATACTATCGTAAAAGGAGGGCACGACCATCACGGAGCCGAACTGGTTTCTCTTGATATGGAAGCTGTGGAAGCTTTTGTCAGTAAGGTTAGGGATAAGGTTTCAGCCTTTGCAGTCTCGTCCTATTTCAGTATCAGAAACCCTGCTCATGAATTGGCAGTCAAAGCCCGCATCCAGGAACTTACCGGGATGCCTGTGGTCTGTGGGCACGAACTTTCCCTTGACCTTGGAGCCTATGAAAGAGGGATTACAGCCTACCTGAATGCCCAGTTGATTCCTATTGCAAACCAGTTTATCCGCTCAATCAGGGAAGAAATCTCCAGGCGGGGAATGGACTCAAGGCTGTTGATGCTCAAATGCGACGGTTCGGTAGTGGGCATTAACGAAGCCCTGGAAAAACCAATCGAGTCTATCTTTTCGGGCCCTGCAGCAAGCCTTGTAGGAGCGTCCCATCTTTCGGGGCTTGAGACCTGTGCAGTTATTGACGTAGGCGGGACAAGTACGGATGTTTCCATGCTCGAAAACGGGCTTCCTGAACTCTGTGAAGAGGGCGCTGTAGTCGGAGGCTGGCAGACAAAGGTAAAAGCTATCCGGATGGAAACCTCAGCAATGGGAGGGGACAGCCATGTCTGGATCAGGAACATGAAAATAAATATCGGCCCAAGGCGAGTTATCCCACTCTGCGTTGCAGCGGTTAAATACCCTGGTTTTCTTGAAGTCCTGAGAAAAGGAAGAATTCCTGGAGCTATGCACCTTGACGAAAATGTGCAACCTACTAAGTTTTTTGTAAGGACAGGCATTGAACCCTCAGACCTCGGAAAATTTGAAGCAGAACTCTTTGACAGGATAGGAGATTTTCCGGCATCGCTTAATGATATTTTCTGGGAGACCAGGAAAACGCTTTCTCCGGGTCTGCTTGATTCGCTCATAAGAAAACGCCTGGTCCAGGCAATCGGTTTCACTCCAACCGATGCGCTTCATGTGCTCGGAGAATATACAGCCTGGGACCAAGAAGCCTCAAGGGTAGGAGCAAAACTTCTGGAACGATATACCGAGACCGACCATATCGAGATCTGCAAACAGATAAAACAGGACGTTGCAAGGAACATGGCCTTAAACCTGGTATCTTTTATCCAGACGGACGTGCCGTCCTCCGAAATCGAGAAAATCCTGCTTTCTGACAGGTTTACACAGTTCAAAATGAAAATCCCTGTGGTGCTGATAGGAGGCCCTGTAGTTGCATACACCAGGGAGTTGAAACAAATTCTCGATGCCGATATCATAATCCCGGAGCATGCCGAAGTAGGAAACGCGGTCGGAGCCGTTGTAGGCAAGGGCATAAAAAGAATTGAAATCCTGATCAAAAGCGCCTACTCAAAAGATAAGAAAAGGCTCGTTCTTCTGTTTTCGCCTCAGGGCAGGGAAACCTTTGGAAGCTATCCAGACGCTCTGGAATATGCCGATGTTCTGGGAAGAAAGCTCATCATGGAATACATGACCGAAGCCGGGCTCGACAAAGGGCAGATCCAGATCGAAGTCAGTAGAAAAGATATATCTCTTAGTGAAGCAGGGGCAGTACCCTTAGAGACAAAGCTTGTTTTCGTTGGAGTTGGAATGCCAAAAGTTTGA
- a CDS encoding hydantoinase/oxoprolinase N-terminal domain-containing protein, which translates to MAYDLGIDAGGTYTDSVLIRKSDGKVVCSNKALTTYPDPIEGIKKSIDGLDPEKIKLVTVVSVSTTLATNTILEGTGYPVGLILIGNYDVPEDSGIENWIMVKGGHDSNGEEVAALDLPAVEKFVLEIKDRVSAFAVSSYFSVRNPEHELRVKTLIQELTGLPVVCGHELAQSLGAYERGVTAYLNAQLLPVAEGFLKTIVTEIERRGLNPRIAMLRCDGSVVSMQEAMKKPIESVFSGPAASLLGASYLSGHETCTVIDVGGTSTDVSLVHKGLPDLSEAGAVVGGWQTKVRALRMETSAMGGDSHIWVQSGNIHIGPRRVIPLCRAAVLYPDFMNTLKKRWIPDRLKLDEHIQATKFFVRTEQKPVNLNREEKELLALIRDEPRSLKDVYWDKSILPPKRVMDSLIQKRLVQVIGFTPTDALHVLGEYTEWNVEASEIGATLLANFIGIDRDEFCLNVKRLFARNMARDLIAFLMEGVDRKEIEKMLDGNFFARFKVDIPVVLLGGPVRAYVDELKKLIDAEVFAPEHSEVGNAVGALAGKGTKRIEITVRTLYSESKYDLKTKGIFVYTPVGRRHFIIRSEAVEFAEEFGRKLILDYMAESGLLPDQVTVNVQKKDIKVHAGEIPIETRFIFEGVANSNVYEKALSGQRKKDDGFTDLNRQVHSLGCNSCGEFSISENYE; encoded by the coding sequence ATGGCATATGATCTGGGCATTGATGCAGGTGGAACTTATACTGATTCGGTTTTAATCAGGAAATCGGATGGAAAAGTTGTATGCTCAAACAAGGCCCTCACAACTTATCCTGATCCTATAGAAGGAATAAAGAAGTCAATTGACGGACTTGACCCGGAAAAGATAAAACTCGTGACTGTAGTTTCGGTTTCAACTACTCTTGCCACCAATACTATTCTTGAAGGAACAGGATATCCTGTTGGGCTCATCCTTATCGGAAATTATGATGTTCCTGAAGATTCGGGAATTGAGAACTGGATTATGGTAAAGGGAGGGCATGACAGTAATGGCGAAGAAGTCGCAGCCCTTGACCTGCCAGCAGTCGAAAAATTCGTACTTGAAATAAAAGACAGGGTATCGGCTTTTGCAGTCTCTTCTTACTTCAGTGTGAGAAATCCGGAGCATGAGCTGCGTGTAAAAACCCTGATCCAGGAATTGACAGGGCTGCCCGTTGTCTGCGGGCATGAACTGGCCCAGTCGCTCGGGGCTTATGAAAGGGGAGTTACTGCCTACCTCAATGCCCAGCTCTTGCCTGTAGCAGAGGGCTTCTTAAAAACGATAGTAACTGAGATCGAAAGAAGAGGCCTCAACCCGAGAATTGCCATGCTCCGCTGCGACGGTTCTGTAGTAAGCATGCAGGAGGCTATGAAAAAACCCATCGAATCGGTCTTTTCAGGCCCCGCAGCAAGTCTCCTTGGAGCTTCCTATCTGTCCGGGCACGAGACCTGCACTGTAATTGACGTCGGAGGAACAAGCACGGATGTCTCCCTGGTCCATAAAGGACTGCCAGACCTCAGTGAGGCAGGAGCAGTTGTGGGAGGCTGGCAAACAAAAGTCAGAGCTCTGCGTATGGAGACTTCGGCTATGGGCGGAGACAGTCATATCTGGGTCCAGAGTGGCAATATACACATAGGCCCCAGGCGGGTTATCCCTCTCTGCAGGGCAGCAGTCCTGTACCCCGATTTTATGAACACTCTGAAAAAGCGCTGGATTCCGGACAGGCTCAAGCTGGACGAACATATCCAGGCAACAAAATTCTTTGTCCGGACAGAGCAGAAACCTGTCAATTTGAACCGGGAAGAAAAAGAGCTCCTTGCCCTTATACGGGATGAACCGCGTTCCCTCAAAGATGTCTACTGGGACAAAAGTATCCTCCCTCCAAAGAGAGTAATGGATTCTCTAATCCAGAAGCGGCTTGTTCAGGTAATCGGTTTTACCCCAACAGATGCGCTTCATGTGCTTGGTGAATATACTGAATGGAATGTTGAAGCTTCGGAAATCGGAGCTACTCTGCTTGCAAACTTCATAGGGATTGACAGGGATGAGTTCTGCCTAAATGTTAAGCGGCTCTTTGCCAGAAACATGGCCCGAGACCTTATTGCTTTTCTGATGGAAGGAGTGGACAGGAAAGAAATTGAAAAAATGCTTGATGGCAATTTCTTCGCTCGTTTTAAAGTGGATATCCCTGTTGTCCTGCTTGGAGGACCTGTAAGGGCATATGTGGACGAACTGAAGAAGCTTATAGATGCCGAAGTCTTTGCTCCTGAACACTCAGAGGTTGGAAATGCTGTTGGAGCTCTTGCAGGAAAAGGGACAAAACGCATTGAGATAACAGTACGCACGCTTTACAGTGAGTCCAAGTATGACCTTAAAACAAAAGGGATCTTTGTGTACACACCTGTAGGAAGGAGGCATTTCATAATCCGGAGTGAAGCCGTGGAGTTTGCTGAGGAGTTTGGAAGAAAGCTGATTCTTGATTATATGGCCGAATCCGGGCTTCTCCCTGACCAGGTTACAGTTAATGTACAAAAAAAAGATATAAAAGTCCATGCAGGTGAAATTCCGATAGAGACAAGATTTATCTTTGAAGGGGTTGCAAATTCTAATGTCTATGAAAAAGCTCTTTCTGGGCAGAGGAAAAAAGATGATGGCTTTACAGACCTAAACAGGCAGGTCCATTCTCTGGGTTGCAATTCCTGTGGAGAATTCTCTATCTCTGAAAATTATGAGTAA
- a CDS encoding ABC1 kinase family protein, producing the protein MIRKKLHRYAMLKRYGQIIEVLQKYGFGYVVEKIGLSSIRDLTYKFNNKDKMDRLNTSGPVRIRKILEELGPTYIKLGQLLSMRHDLIPLEYAAEFAKLQDEAPSFEFEEVELIIREELGHPIEELFECFEKKPLACASIGQVHRAKIKDGDEVVVKVQRPGIKEVIESDLDIMYSIARLVDEHMPEARLYRPIEIVDELSRSILAEIDYTQEGWNADRFADNFRENSQVHIPRVYWDYTNTCVLTLEYIKGIKSSRVDLLDRQGFDRSTIASVVIEAFMQQVFEDGFFHADLHPGNILIMENGIVAFLDFGMTGHLSSEICDMFLDGMVALVNGDSSLFIELLRDMGCIDSYADTRLLKEDVESFRSKYYGKSLKNLDASMIIEELISILRDHQVAMPHNIVLLVRGIVAVESFGLIMDPDLNFSELLEPYAKNELKKRFYPQNLAHKAYNNISSWTRLFRKAPNKISHILDHAENGYLKIKFESEEGNRLVSEIDVASNRLSISLIISAMIVASSLVIQTHMRPLVWGVPFLGTFSFVVASIFGLWLIYNIFKTGRI; encoded by the coding sequence ATGATACGTAAAAAGCTTCATCGCTATGCCATGTTGAAACGATATGGCCAGATAATCGAGGTTCTCCAGAAGTATGGGTTTGGATATGTTGTTGAAAAGATAGGTTTGAGCAGTATCAGGGATTTGACCTATAAGTTTAACAATAAAGATAAGATGGACAGGCTCAACACTTCAGGCCCGGTTAGAATACGTAAGATACTTGAGGAACTGGGTCCGACCTACATTAAGTTAGGTCAATTACTGAGCATGAGACACGACCTTATTCCTCTGGAATATGCTGCCGAGTTTGCAAAACTTCAGGACGAGGCGCCTTCTTTTGAATTTGAAGAAGTCGAGCTAATTATAAGAGAAGAACTCGGCCATCCCATTGAAGAATTATTTGAGTGTTTTGAGAAAAAACCACTTGCCTGTGCATCCATTGGTCAGGTGCATAGGGCAAAGATAAAAGATGGCGATGAGGTTGTCGTGAAAGTCCAGCGTCCTGGCATAAAGGAAGTAATCGAATCTGATCTGGACATTATGTACAGTATAGCCAGGCTTGTTGATGAACATATGCCAGAGGCAAGATTATACAGGCCGATTGAGATTGTTGACGAGTTATCTCGCAGTATTCTTGCAGAAATTGATTATACTCAGGAAGGCTGGAATGCAGACCGTTTTGCAGACAATTTCAGGGAAAATAGCCAGGTCCATATTCCACGGGTTTACTGGGACTATACAAACACATGTGTGTTGACGCTGGAATATATCAAAGGTATAAAAAGTAGCCGTGTGGATTTACTGGACAGACAGGGCTTTGATAGGAGCACTATAGCTTCTGTAGTCATAGAAGCTTTCATGCAGCAGGTATTTGAAGATGGCTTTTTCCATGCAGACCTGCATCCCGGAAACATCCTTATAATGGAAAACGGGATCGTAGCTTTTCTTGATTTTGGAATGACAGGCCACCTTTCCTCGGAAATATGCGATATGTTTCTGGATGGCATGGTAGCTTTAGTTAATGGAGATAGTTCGTTGTTCATCGAGTTACTCCGAGATATGGGTTGTATAGACTCTTATGCAGACACAAGGTTATTGAAAGAGGATGTTGAATCTTTTCGATCCAAATACTATGGTAAGTCTCTTAAAAACCTTGATGCCTCCATGATAATTGAAGAATTGATAAGCATTTTAAGAGACCACCAGGTTGCGATGCCTCATAATATAGTCTTACTGGTTAGAGGTATAGTGGCTGTTGAAAGCTTTGGACTTATAATGGACCCGGATTTAAATTTTAGCGAACTTCTCGAACCTTATGCAAAAAACGAATTGAAAAAGCGTTTTTATCCACAAAACCTGGCTCACAAAGCCTATAACAATATTTCAAGCTGGACACGTCTCTTTCGAAAAGCACCGAATAAAATCTCACATATACTTGATCATGCTGAAAATGGCTATTTGAAAATAAAATTTGAATCTGAGGAAGGCAACCGGCTGGTGTCCGAGATTGACGTTGCAAGTAATCGGTTATCTATCAGTCTGATTATCTCTGCTATGATTGTCGCTTCCTCTCTGGTCATTCAGACACATATGAGACCTCTTGTTTGGGGTGTTCCTTTTCTTGGCACATTCAGTTTCGTTGTTGCCAGCATCTTTGGACTGTGGCTTATATATAATATATTCAAGACAGGCAGGATATGA
- a CDS encoding pyruvoyl-dependent arginine decarboxylase, which translates to MIPKKSFLTKGTGVHKDRLASFELALRAAKIEKFNLVSVSSILPPNCKVVPREEGLAELKPGAIVHCVLARNDTNEPHRLMAAAIGTAVPVNEDNYGYISEHHSFGEEEIIAGEYAEDLAATMLATTLGIEFNAEMAWHEREQVYKASGHIFDTFHMCQTANGDKDGKWTTVVAAMVFVTI; encoded by the coding sequence ATGATCCCAAAAAAATCATTTTTGACAAAGGGTACAGGGGTACACAAAGACCGATTAGCATCTTTTGAACTTGCGCTAAGGGCTGCAAAAATTGAGAAATTCAATCTTGTAAGTGTTTCAAGTATTCTGCCCCCGAATTGCAAAGTTGTACCCAGAGAAGAAGGACTTGCAGAGTTAAAACCTGGTGCCATTGTCCATTGTGTACTTGCAAGGAATGATACTAATGAGCCTCATCGTTTAATGGCTGCAGCCATAGGGACTGCAGTTCCTGTAAATGAAGACAACTACGGGTACATTTCCGAACATCATTCTTTTGGAGAAGAAGAAATTATTGCAGGAGAATATGCTGAAGACCTGGCGGCAACAATGCTTGCGACCACCCTTGGAATAGAGTTTAACGCAGAAATGGCCTGGCATGAGAGAGAGCAGGTCTACAAGGCGAGCGGGCATATCTTTGACACATTCCATATGTGCCAGACCGCAAACGGCGACAAGGATGGAAAATGGACCACGGTTGTAGCTGCAATGGTTTTCGTCACAATATAA
- a CDS encoding response regulator: protein MRTRIAFKPVEILVVEDSKGDIGLIEEGFEDAKIGNILHIVEDGEEAIAFLRGEGQFSGSPRPDIILLDLNLPKKDGREVLEEVKGDDELKNIPIVVLTTSKAEEDILRSYNLHANAYITKPVDFDQFLDVVKSIENFWLEIVKLPSK, encoded by the coding sequence ATGAGAACTCGAATAGCATTTAAACCGGTAGAGATTCTTGTAGTAGAAGACAGCAAAGGCGATATTGGACTAATAGAAGAAGGTTTCGAAGATGCAAAAATCGGGAACATTCTTCATATTGTAGAGGACGGAGAAGAAGCAATCGCTTTTTTACGTGGCGAAGGACAGTTTTCAGGTTCCCCGCGCCCGGATATAATACTTCTGGACTTAAATTTACCAAAAAAAGACGGGCGCGAGGTTCTTGAGGAAGTGAAAGGCGACGATGAACTTAAAAACATACCTATTGTGGTTTTAACTACTTCCAAAGCTGAGGAGGACATCCTGAGATCTTATAATCTGCACGCCAATGCATATATTACTAAACCTGTTGACTTTGATCAGTTTCTAGACGTAGTTAAGTCCATAGAAAATTTCTGGCTTGAGATTGTAAAGTTGCCATCTAAGTAA